CCATGGATCAAGGCTTCGTTCAGCGATTTATAGCTGTCGTTCAGGCCGGTATATTTGCCCACAACGGCAATGTTTACTTCGCCTTCTGGGTCTTTAATCCGGTGGACGATGTTCTTCCAAACGGACAGATCCGGTTCCTTGTTATCCAGACCGAAGAACGCCAGAACCTGTGTATCCAGCCCCTCGGCATGATAGGTCAGCGGCACTTCATAAATGGTTTTCACATCCAGTGCCGGAATGACCCGTTCAAACGGAATGTTACAGAACAGGGAGATTTTGCGGCGGTCATCGTCTTCGATATGGCGATCAGCGCGGCAGAGCAGGATATGCGGGCGAATACCTGCGCTCATCAGCTCTTTCACCGAATGTTGCGTCGGTTTGGTTTTCAGCTCACCCGCCGCCGGGATATAGGGCAACAGGGTCACATGGGTATACAGCGCACGGGCATCGCCCAGCTCGTTGCCCAATTGGCGGATGGCCTCCAGAAAGGGCAGGCTTTCAATATCGCCCACCGTACCGCCGATTTCGCACAGGATGAAATCAGCCGTACCATCCTTCTCCATCACGAAGGATTTAATTTCATTCGTGATGTGGGGAATAACCTGAATGGTTGCGCCCAGATATTCGCCCTTGCGTTCCTTTTGCAGGACGTTGGTGTAAATCTGGCCGGTGGTGATATTGTCGTTCTTCTGCGCCGGACGGCCCGTGAAACGTTCATAGTGCCCCAGATCAAGATCCGTTTCCGCGCCGTCATCGGTCACGAACACTTCGCCGTGCTGGAAGGGGCTCATCGTGCCCGGATCAACGTTCAGGTAAGGATCAAGCTTGATCAGACGAACCGAATACCCGCGCGATTGTAACAATGCGCCCAAAGCGGCGGATCCGAGGCCCTTCCCAAGGGAAGAAACCACGCCGCCGGTAATAAAGATAAATCGTGACATTTTTCTATTGAGCGACCGGAACAGAAGGTTCAGCTGGGGGAGTGTCTTTGTCGGCTTTCTTTTCCGCCTCATCATCGGCGCCCGCTTCGGCGGGTGCCGATGCCGCAGCCGGTTCATCCAGACGGTCAAGAATGCTGCCTTTACTGGTCGATGCGTTCGCCAGAATGCCCAGCACCAGGCTGGTGACGAAGAAGCAACCAGCACAAATCGCCGTTGCGCGGCTCAGCGCGTTGGCTGTCGCACCCGGGCTGGCCAGGCCGCCAATACCACCACCGCCGCCACCAATGCCCAGACCGCCCCCTTCGGAACGCTGGATCAACACCAGACCAATAATGGCCAGGGCAAGGATAAGGTGAATGACAAGAACGACCTGAATCATGGGCTTTCCCGTTAAGAGAATGAATCTGTTACTTCTACCCCGGCGTTTTACGCTTTATTGCACCGCTTTGGCAATAGCCAGATATTGGTCCGCCTTTAAACTGGCCCCGCCGATCAGGGCCCCGTCCACATCCGGAATAGCCAGCAATTCCCCGGCATTCTCCGGTTTTACCGACCCGCCATACAAAATCCGCACCCCGGCCCCGTCCGCCATTTTCCCCACCAAAATCCCGCGGATAAAAGCGTGCATGGCTGCAACATCCGCCGGGGTCGCCGTTTTGCCCGTGCCAATGGCCCAGACCGGTTCATAGGCAATCACCGTATTCGATGCCGTTGCCCCAGCCGGGATCGATCCATCAAGCTGTTGTTTTACAATTGTTTTTTCTTGACCCGCCACGCGCTGCGCCTCGGTTTCCCCGACGCAGATAATGGTCATCAACCCCGCCTGATGCGCCTGAACCGCCTTGGCGGCCACGGTTTGGTCCCCCTCCGCATGGTGCTGGCGGCGCTCGGAATGGCCCAGAATTACGGCGGAACAGCCCACATCTTTGAGCATCGGCGCGGCAATATCCCCGGTGAATGCACCCGTCTCATGGGGCGAACAATCCTGCCCGCCAACGCGCAAAGCGCCGCGATTATGGTCAATCACGGCCCGGACGGCCGGAATATGGATAAAGGTAGGGCAAACCAGAAAATCGCAGCGATCCAGCAAGCTGGCATCTTTTTCCACGCCATCAATTACGGCCTCGGCCAATTGACGAACGCTGACCAGCGTTCCGTGCATCTTCCAATTTCCAGCAATCAGCTTTTTCTTCGTCGTCATGGCATCGCCCCATCAAAAAATAAGACCGACAGAATACATACAACACGGCATTAAAAAAAGCCGCCCGAAGGCGGCTTTTCTGAATTGATCAATTCAAAATGTTTTAAATGGCCGGTTTCGGCGCGTTCACTGGTGTGCGAACAGCAGCTTCCGGAGCCTTGGCAACCGGTGCTTCGTTCTTTGTTGCAGTTGTAAATTCAGTAGCAGCTTCTTTTTTCATATTACACTCCTCTAGTTGTTAGGGTTTTTAGCTACAGGACGTATCGTAATAACACTTGGGAAAAACACAATCGGAAACAAACTTTATCCGCACTTATGCACAGATCAAAAAACTGCGGACATAAAGGCCGAAACACGCCAAGCGGTTGCACAAAGACCGCATCGTTTCTATAGTTCCCGCCAGATTCTTTAAAACTCACGAAGGGTTATACACCATCATGATGCGGTCCATGCGCGAAGGCGTTCATTCCAAGATCATCAAAATTGTTCTGTTCGGCTTGCTCACCATGGCTGTGTTCGGATTGGTCTTGATGGATGTTGGCGGTTTTTTCCGTGGCGGTATGGGCAACACCAACGTCGCCACCGTCGCCGGGTCATCCATTTCCAGCACGGAATTCCAGCGTCATGTCCAACGCGTTTTATCCAATCAGGGAATTACACCCACGGACGCCTATAACTTTGGGTATATCGATCAGATTTTGGACAATGAAATCGCCCGCACGGTGATTTCAAACGCAACAGTCGATCAGGGCGTTCTGGTGGGTGACGATGCTGTCGCCAAACAAATCAACACCATGATTGCTCCGTTGTTGCAAAGCAATC
The window above is part of the Micavibrio aeruginosavorus ARL-13 genome. Proteins encoded here:
- a CDS encoding CTP synthase, which gives rise to MSRFIFITGGVVSSLGKGLGSAALGALLQSRGYSVRLIKLDPYLNVDPGTMSPFQHGEVFVTDDGAETDLDLGHYERFTGRPAQKNDNITTGQIYTNVLQKERKGEYLGATIQVIPHITNEIKSFVMEKDGTADFILCEIGGTVGDIESLPFLEAIRQLGNELGDARALYTHVTLLPYIPAAGELKTKPTQHSVKELMSAGIRPHILLCRADRHIEDDDRRKISLFCNIPFERVIPALDVKTIYEVPLTYHAEGLDTQVLAFFGLDNKEPDLSVWKNIVHRIKDPEGEVNIAVVGKYTGLNDSYKSLNEALIHGGIANNARVNLKFIESTIFEAENPADHLHNINGILVPGGFGERGAQGKINAARFARERSVPYFGICFGMQLAVIEATRNLLGLEKASSTEFGPCEESVVGLMTEWVKGNQTEQRSASNDMGGTMRLGAYPAILKKGSKVADAYGTTEISERHRHRYEVNMAYKDRLEQQGLIFSGLSPDGRLPEIVEYADHPWFVGVQFHPELKSKPFDPHPLFVAFVDAAIKQSRLV
- the secG gene encoding preprotein translocase subunit SecG, which codes for MIQVVLVIHLILALAIIGLVLIQRSEGGGLGIGGGGGGIGGLASPGATANALSRATAICAGCFFVTSLVLGILANASTSKGSILDRLDEPAAASAPAEAGADDEAEKKADKDTPPAEPSVPVAQ
- the tpiA gene encoding triose-phosphate isomerase, which produces MTTKKKLIAGNWKMHGTLVSVRQLAEAVIDGVEKDASLLDRCDFLVCPTFIHIPAVRAVIDHNRGALRVGGQDCSPHETGAFTGDIAAPMLKDVGCSAVILGHSERRQHHAEGDQTVAAKAVQAHQAGLMTIICVGETEAQRVAGQEKTIVKQQLDGSIPAGATASNTVIAYEPVWAIGTGKTATPADVAAMHAFIRGILVGKMADGAGVRILYGGSVKPENAGELLAIPDVDGALIGGASLKADQYLAIAKAVQ